The Rubrobacter tropicus nucleotide sequence GACGAGTTGCACATCACCACCATCGCCGTCCTGCCCGAGCACCGCCGCCGCGGCCACGCCCGGGCCCTGATCGGGGCGGCCCTCGCGGCCTACCCCGACGCCCGCTTCGTCCACCTGGAGGTCAGGCCGACAAACCGGACGGCCCGCGCCCTCTACGCCTCGCTCGGCTTCAGGGAGACCGGGCGCAGGCCCCGCTACTACGGGGACGAGGACGCCTTGCTCATGACCCTCGACCTTTCGGAGGGTCCTTTCGGGGGGTGAACCCGCGCTGCCGCGCCCGCTCGCGGCGGGCCTCCTTGCGCCGGCGCAACTCATCCGGCGGGTCGAAGGGTTTGAGCAGGAGCAGCGCGGGGGCAGCGCAGGCCAGGAACGAGACGAAGAGGCCGCCCGCGATCAGGGGGTCGACGGGCCCCCGGAACACGTAGATCGAGAACATCACCAGCATTACCAGCGAGATCAGGGCAAAAAGGAGCGCGTAGGTCCGCATGGAACGAGTATAGCGCCCAGGCCCGCCCGTCCGGGCAAGGGCCTTCACACCGCGGCGCTACAGAAATAAAGAAGCCTCCCGGCGTGTTGTGCAAGCGGAGGGGGAATCCCTGCTTCGCCGGGGGGCTTCTTCCGCATTATGGCGCCGAGGCGTTAAGGCAGGGTGACGGTCGTGTATCGATTTTGTTGCGGCGCTGAATTTCTCGGGAACCTGAGCCCAAGAAGACCGAAGTACCGGGTGCTATAACCCCTCCCATGATCCTCGCCATAGAGACCTCCTGCGACGACACCTGCGCCGCTGTAATACGGCCCGACGGCCGCAAAGCCCTCTCGAACGTGGTCCACACCCAGACCGAGCACGCCCGCTACGGCGGCGTCGTCCCCGAGGTCGCATCGCGTGCCCACCTCGAACGGCTGGACGGGGTGATCGAAAAAGCGCTCGCTGACGCCGGCACGGACCTCGAAGGAATTACCGGCGTCGCCGTGACGGTGAGGCCCGGTCTCATAGGGGCGCTCCTGGTCGGCGTCGCGGCCGCGAAGGGGATCGCCTACGCCCGCCGGCTGCCGCTCGTCCCCGTCAACCACCTGGAGGGCCACGTCGCGGCGGCCTACCTCGCGCAGCCCGACCTGGAACCCCCGTTCGTGGCCCTGATCGCCTCCGGCGGGCACACCGCCCTCTACTCCGTGAACGGCGAGGGCATGAGCCTCCTGGGTGAAACGCTGGACGACGCGGCGGGGGAAGCGCTGGACAAGGGGGCCAGGATGCTCGGCCTCGGCTTCCCCGGTGGGCCTGAGATCTCACGCGCCGCCGCAAACGGCGACCCGGCCCGCCACGAGTTTCCCGTGGGACTCAGGGACAAGAACAACCTCGACTTCAGCTTCTCGGGTCTCAAGACGAGCCTCCTCTACAAGCTCAAAGCCCTGGACGAGGATGGGGCGCGCGAGGAGCTGCCGCACCTGGCCGCCGGCTACGAGCACGCCGTGGTCGAAGCCCTCTCCCGCAAGCTCCTGCGCGCCGCCGAAGCCGGAGACGCGCAGACGGTCGTGGTCGCGGGGGGCGTCGCGGCAAACGGGCTCTTGCGCCGCACCCTGGAAGAAGAGTGCGGACGGCGCGGCCTCAGGCTCGTGATCCCGCCCCCCGGGTTGTGTACGGATAACGCCGCCATGATCGGGGCCGCGGCCCCGCTCTCGCGCGCCGTCCCCTTCCCCGAATACCTGACGCTAAATGCCCGGAGCGTGTAGGGGCGGGCTTCAAACCCGCCCCTACGTCCTTGACGGGTGGGGGACTATCTGTGAGAGTGGTCGCGTCTGTTGGAGCGCCGGGAAAGGGGTGATGGGTGCCGCGGTTCGGCTGGATGAGGCTCGCGTACTTGTTCCTGATCCTGACGATCCTCGTGGCCCTGGCCCGGTTCGGAGACCCCGACGCCGAGGCCCGCTCCCTGTCCGCGCGTACGCCCGACGCCCCGAAAGCCCCAACGGTACAGGAGAATCCCGAGGCCCCGCGGTTGACGGAGGAAGTAGTCTCGTCCCTGGAAGACATACGCGGGAGCACGGGGCGGCCGAACGTGGGCCCGGATATCACCGAGCCTCGCCTGCCAGCGGCCCGGATCCCGCACGGGTCAGAACCGTCGGCTAGAGACGAGCAGAAGCCGGAGGTCGAAGAAACGCAGGCCTCCGCGACCGAACCGCCCGTCTTCTACCGTCCTTCGGTCCCGGACGCCGGACCCGATTCCGGACCCGTCTGCGGGAACGTCGGTGGGGCCCCGAAGGACGGCAGGATCGTGTTCCCCCTGGAGAAGCGTTTCTACTACTCCTACGACGACACCTGGGGGGCGCCGCGCGCGCAGGGCGGACACGAGGGGACGGACCTGATGACCCCGCCGGGCGTGCCCGAGTACGCCATCACCGACGGCACCGTGGTCCCGGTCGCCGGGTCCGACGCGGACGGATGGAACACCCTCGGCGGCCACACGGTGATGGTCCGGGCCGACTACTCGATAGGCCCGATCCGTCAGGGCGACCTCTTCTATTACGCCCACCTGGAGCGGGAGAGCGCGCTACCCATCGGCGCCAGGGTCCAGGCCGGCCAGGTCGTCGGCTACGCGGGCGACACGGGACAGGGCCCGCCCGTGACCCGTGGCCTCTTCCCGCCCCACCTGCACCTCGGCTGGTACGACGGGACCGGCGACCGGCAAGAAGCCGACTCCGGCGCCATGAACCCGTACCCGCTCCTCGAATGGATCAAGTCCAACGGCGGCGCCGTCACCGGCGACTCCGACGCCCGCTTCTGCGAGGCCCCGAGCCCCACCCCGCCCCCCCCCTCGAACCCGGGCATCAGCCCCGACCTGGACACCGGCTCGAACGACCCGAAGCCGAGCCCGGCCCAAAAAGATGCCCGCCAAGAGAACCCGAAACCCGCCGCCAAGCCCGACCGCCAGAACCGTCCCGAAAAACAGCCCCGCAAAGATCCCACAACCGCCCCCGCAAAACCCCAGCACACAAACCGACCGGACGACACCAAGCCCACCAAGCCCGATCAACCCAAGCCGAACCCCGTAAAACCCGAACCCCCCACCCAGCCAGGGCCGTCGCACGAACAATACGCCGCCGCGGGAGCAACCCTCAAACCGCACCCGTAGGGGCGGGTTTCAAACCCGCCCGCGAACCCAAGACCCGCCCCAACACAACCCCCCGCCACCAGGAACCGTCCGCCGGAGCCTACCGTGAACCGAAAACCCTCTCGCGCTCTTCGCCGGTAAGCACCGTGCTCCGGGCGCATTCCATGCAGGTCGCTTGCAGGTTTTTGGGGTGGTCCTTGAGGTAGACGAAGACAAGCTTCTTCGGGACCCGGTAGAGGATGTGCCGGGTTTCGGTGCCGCAGCGGTCGCAGGGGCGTTGCTCGCGGCCTAGCTCTGTCGGGATCCTGCTGAGGCCCGGTATCCTGTCTGTTCGGAAGACGCCCACGGTTTGAATTGTACCCCGGCCAAGACTATACTTTCGCCGCTGGCACTCGTAGGACGAGAGTGCCAAACGCGGGAAAGCGATCGCGTGTTGCGTAGTCTAGCAGAGGAGGCAGCAGTGGCGCATAAGGAGCTAAGGTTCAATACCGAGGCGCGTCGGGCGCTGGAGGCGGGCGTCAACAAGCTCGCCGAGGCGGTCAAGATCACGCTCGGGCCGAAGGGTCAGTACGTGGTGCTCGACAAGAAGTTCGGCTCGCCGACCATCACCAACGACGGCGTAACGATCGCCAGGGAGATCGAGCTCGAGGACATCTTCGAGAACCAGGGCGCCCAGCTCGTCAAGGAAGTCGCCACCAAGACCAACGACGTCGCGGGCGACGGGACGACCACGGCCACCGTGCTCGCCCAGACCATCGTGCGCGAGGGCCTCAAGAACGTCGCCGCCGGCGCCAACCCGGTCATCCTCCGGGCGGGCATCGACAAGGCCGTAGCCGTCGCCGTCGAGGCCGTCAAGAACCAGTCGCAGGAGATCTCGGGTCGCGATGAGATCTCGCGGGTCGGCGCGATTTCCGCCCGCTCGGACGAGATCGGCAACGTCATAGCCGACGCCATAGACAAGGTCGGCAAGGACGGCGTCGTGAACGTCGAGGAGGGCCAGACCTTCGGGATGGACCTCGAGTTCACCGAGGGTATGCAGTTCGACAAGGGCTACCTCTCCCCGTACTTCGTCACCGACCAGGAGCGCATGGAGGCCGTCCTCGACGACCCCTACGTCCTGATCGCCAACCAGAAGATCGGCAACGTCCAGGACGTGCTGCCGGTCCTCAACCAGGTGATGCAGTCCAACCGCCCGCTCCTCATAGTCTCCGAGGACGTCGAGGGCGAGGCTTTGGCCACCCTCATCGTCAACAAGCTGCGCGGCACCTTCAACGCGGCCGCGGTCAAGGCCCCCGGCTTCGGTGATCGGCGCAAGAGGATGCTCGAGGACATCGCCATCCTTACCGGTGGCGAGGTCATCACCGAGGAGCTCGGCCTCAAGCTCGAGAACACCCAGCTCAACCAGCTCGGCAGCGCGAGGCGCGTCGTCATCACCAAGGACAACACGGTCATCGTGGACGGCGCCGGTGACGTGGAGGCCATCAAGGGCCGCATCAACCAGATCCGCTCGGAGATAGAGTCCACCGACTCTGACTTCGACCGCGAGAAGCTGCAGGAGCGTCTGGCGAAGCTGGCCGGCGGTGTCGCCGTCATCAAGGTCGGCGCGGCCACCGAGACGGAGCTCAAGGAGCGCAAGCACCGCGTCGAGGACGCCCTGTCCGCGACCCGGGCCGCCCTGGAAGAGGGCATCGTTCCCGGCGGTGGCGTGGCGCTGCTCAAGGCGCAGTCCCCGGTCGGCGACCTCGTGGAGCAGCTCGACGGCGACGAGAGGACCGGTGCCCGCATCGTGCATCGCGCCCTCGAGGAGCCGATCCGTCAGATCGCCTTCAACGCCGGCGCCGACGGCTCTATCGTCGTCGACAAGGTCCGCAACCAGGCCGACTCCCAGGGCTTCAACGCCCTGACCGGCGAGTACGAGGACCTGGTCCAGGCCGGCGTCATCGATCCTGCCATGGTCACCAGGAGCGCGTTGCAGAACGCCGCCTCCATCGGTTCGCTCATCGTCACCACCAACGTGGTCGTCGCCGAGCCCGAGGAGGACGCGCCCGCCATGCCCGCAGGCGGCATGGGCGGCATGATGTAAGGTTCCCAAACGGGAACACTTTCAGCGGCGCCCCTCCGGGGGCGCCGCTTTTTCGTTGCTCTTCTCCGCCGACCGGATCGCGTTTGGTTCCGGACTCGTCGTTGTCTTGGGCCGGTTCTTATTCGCCGTGCTGGGCTTCGTGCCCTAGAACGATTGTTGTCCGTTTCTGGCATTCACTGGTTGTTACTGTCCAGGATGCGCAAGCCTTCGGGCCTTGCACCAGATCACACGCGGCCACCTTGCGACAGCTTCGGGCTCGATCCCTTGCCGGCCTTATCGTTGCCGTTTGTGGGGTAATACTTCGCTTCCCACGCTGCACTTACCTTTCGGGGACGGTCTCTTAGGACTCTCCACTTCCCGCCGGCGTTCATCTGGGCTCTGCCGGGAATCGTTGTCCTCTACTGGGCCCCGAGGAATGTGCCCCTCTACCCGTTCTTGTTGCTCGCCCCCTGATCCTACGGAACTCTCAGAGGTCTCAGGCGGGTTACGCGGCGTAACCATCCGAGTTTCGCCGGGGTCTCAAAGGGTATATATTGGCGCTAGGCCGGTTACCGGGCGAGGGAGAAAGGGGAGAGAGATAGGCAGGGGACTTGGCATCATGGTGGTTGTTCTGGTCGTAGTTCTGCTGATCGTGCTCGGTTTGCCGTTCATCGTAGGGTAGGATTTTTCCGAACAGGGAGGTGAGGACATGCGGGGCGGGCTTATACCGATACTTGTGGTGATTATTCTGGTGATCGTGGCCATACTGCTACTGTCGCGCCTTCTCTAATACCGGCTCACTGATCCGAGTAGGTATTTAGGGGAGGTATCTTGGGCGGCAACAACCTGGTAACCATTATCGTGGTCGTCATAATCGTGGTGGTGATACTGGGCCTTCTGGGGTTCATACCGCTGTTCTGAGTGCCCGGCCCGCTGCTTGACCGCCGCGCCGGTCGCGGTGTAGCATAAGCTGGATTTGCAGCGGTTGACGGAAAAGTTTATCGAGGCCCACGGGGAACCTGCCCCGTGGGCCTCGTCTTGCTTGCCTTCGAAGAGCGGAAAGGAGCCCTGTTTTCCTTATGGATATTGAGATAGGACGCGGAAAGACGGCCCGCCGGGCGTACGGACTCGATGAGATCGCCATAGTGCCGAGCCGGAGGACCCGCGACCCCGAAGACATAGACATCTCCTGGTCTTTGGGGGACCTGCGCCTGGACCTGCCGTGCCTGGCCTCGGCGCTCGACGCGGCCGTGGACCCTGCGACGGCAGGCATGATCGGGGACCTCGGCGGCCTCGCCGTCCTCAACCTCGAAGGCCTCCAGACGCGCTACGAGGACCCGGGCCCGGTCTTCGAGGAGATAGCGAGCCTGCCGGAGCACAAGGCCACCCGCGTCATGCAGGAGCTCTACACCGAGCCCATCAAGGAAGAGCTGATCTTCCGCCGCGTCCAGGAGATAAAGGACCGCGGCGTCATAGCCGCCGCATCCCTGACCCCCCAGCGGGTCGAGCGCTACCACCGGGCGGCCATAGAAGCCGGGCTGGACGTGCTGGTCATTCAGGGCACCGTCGTCTCCGCCGAGCACGTCTCCCGCACGGTCGAGCCCCTGAATCTCATGGAGTTCGTGCCGGCCTTGAACGTGCCCGTGATAGTGGGCGGGTGCGCGAGCTACTCGACGGCGCTGCACCTCATGCGGACCGGGGCCGTGGGCGTGCTCGTCGGGGTCGGCCCCGGCAGGATCTGCACGACCCGGGGCGTCATAGGGGTCGGGGTGCCGCAGGCGACCGCCGTCTCGGACGCCGCCGCAGCACGGATGCGCCACTACCTGGAGACCGGCGAGTACGTCAACGTCATAGCCGACGGCGGGATGCGGACCGGGGGAGAGATCGCCAAGGCCATAACCTGCGGCGCCGACGCCGTCATGCTCGGCAGCGCTTTTGCGAAAGCGGAAGAGGCGCCGGGCCGGGGTTACTCCTGGGGGATGGCGACGTTCCATCCCACGCTGCCGCGCGGGACGCGCATCCAGACCAAGATCACGGGCACCATAGAGGAGATCCTGGTGGGACCCGCCCGCGAGAACGACGGGACCCTCAACCTCATGGGCGCCCTCAAGATGAGCATGGCGACCACCGGCTACCAGAACATAAAGGAGTTCCAGAAGGCCGAGGTGATGTTCGCGCCCTCGCTCGCGACGGAGGGAAAGGCCGAGCAGTCCGCCCAGCGCGTCGGGATGGGCAAGTAAGCGGTGATCCTGGTCCTCGACTTCGGCGGTCAGTACTCCCAACTCATAGCCAGGCGGGTCCGCGAGTGCCGCGTCTTCTCCGAGATGATCCCGTACGACACGCCGGTAGAGGAGATCAGACGCCGCAACCCCGAGGGCATCATCCTCTCCGGCGGCCCGAACTCCGTCTACGGCGAGGGCGCCCCGCGCGTGGAAGATGACCTCTTCGACCTCGACGTTCCCATGCTCGGCATCTGCTACGGGATGCAGCACATGGCGCTCTCTTTGGGCGGGGAGGTTGGCGCCGTCCAGATCCGGGAGTACGGCCGCTCCGACCTCTTGGTCAAGGACCACGAGGGTCTCTTCGCCGGCACCCCGGACGGCCAGAAGGCCTGGACGAGCCACGGTGACGCGGTCCTCGCCGCGCCGGAAGGTTTCACCGTAACGGCGGAGACGCCCTCCGTGCCGATCATCGCCTTTGAAGAGCCGGAACGGGGACGCTTCGGCGTCCAGTTCCATCCCGAGGTCCGCCACACGGAATACGGGATGGAGATCCTCAAGAACTTCCTCTTCGAGGCGTGCGGCTGCAAGCCCGACTGGACGCCGGTCAACATCATCACCGACGCCGTCGAGAGGATCAGGGCCCAGGTCGGCGAGCGGAAGGTCATCTGCGGCCTCTCCGGCGGGGTAGATTCTTCCACCGCCGCGATGCTCGTCCACAGGGCTATCGGGGACAACCTGACGTGCGTCTTCGTCGACCACGGGTTACTGCGCCAGAACGAGGCCGAGCAGGTGATCGAGGCGTTCGGGGAGAACTCGGAGGTTCCGCTCATCCACGTGGACTCCAAGGGGCGTTTCCTGGACAAGCTCGCCGGGGTCACGGACCCCGAGGCGAAGCGCAAGATCATCGGCGAGGAGTTTATCCGCACCTTCGAAGAGGAGGCCAGGGGGATAGAGGACGCCACCTTCCTCGTCCAGGGCACCCTATATAGCGACGTCATAGAGAGCGGTACCCGGGACGCGGCGAAGATAAAGAGCCACCACAACGTCGGAGGTCTGCCCGAGGTCATGGACCTCGACCTCGTCGAACCCTTACGGAACCTGTTCAAAGACGAGGTCCGCGTGGTCGCGGCGGAGCTCGGGATGCCCGAGCGGCTCGTGTGGCGCCAGCCGTTCCCCGGGCCCGGGCTCGCGATCCGGGTAATAGGCGACGTCACGGCGGAGAGGTTGGAGATACTGCGCCGGGCCGACGCCGTGCTGCAGGAGGAGATCCGGGCCGCGGGCCTCTACCGCGACCTCTGGCAGAGCTTCGCCGTCCTCCCCGCCATCCACTCCGTGGGCGTCATGGGCGACGCCCGAACCTACGCCTACCCCGTGGTCATAAGGGCCGTGACCTCGGACGACGCCATGACCGCCGACTGGGCCCGCCTCCCCTACGACCTGCTCGAAAAGATAAGCAACCGCATCATCAACGAGGTCCCGGGCGTGAACCGCGTCGCCCTGGACATCACGAGCAAGCCGCCAGGCACCATCGAGTGGGAGTGAAGCGTGCCAGCATCTCAGCAGGTCAGCATCTCAGCAGGTCAGCATCTCAGCAGGTCAGCATCTCAGCAGGTCAGCCTTTTGACGGGGTTTCGTAGCCGAGCTCGATGAGGCTACCGGGGTAGTCCTATCGGACGTTTCTTGGGCCAAAAAGAGGGGTGGGGCGTGGCCTGTTTGCTGACCGGCTGACCGGCTGAAATGCCGACGAGCCATTTAACTTCGATTTAGCGTGGAGTTTACATAACTGCAACTAAATGCCTGTCCCGATCCCATATCATCCTGCCTTGAACGTCGAAGGACAGTCTTCAGTAGTCGGAGTCCAAGGAGGATACGGGTTGAGTAGGATCTTGCGCGCGAGGTTCGTTGTAGTGGCGGCTCTGGTGCTGGCCTTGTCGCTCGTCGTGGCCGCTTGCGGTGGCGGTGGCGGCGGAGGTCAGGGTGGAGGCGGCGGTGGCGGTGAGGAGGTCTCCGGCGAGATCTCCATCCAGGGATCGAGCACGGTGCAACCGATAACCCAGGCTGCGGCGGAGTTGTTCCGGGAGCAGAACCCGGAAGCGCGCATCCAGGTCGGCGGCGCGGGCACCAGCGACGGCTTCGAGGCCTTCTGCCAGGGCGACACCGAGATCTCCGACGCATCCAGGCCCATAGACGTGGCCGAGGAGGTCCCGGTGTGCGAGGAGAACGGGGTGGAGTTCATCGAGATCCCGGTCGCCTTCGACGGCATCTCCGTGGTGGTCAACTCCGAGAACGATTTCGCGACGGACGTCACTGCCGAGCAGCTCAAGACGCTGTGGGAGCCCGCCGCCGAGGGGCAGGTCACGCGGTGGAGTCAGGTCAACCCCGAGTGGCCCGACCAGGAGATCAGCCTCTACGGCCCCGGCACGGAGTCCGGCACCTACGAGTTCTTCAACGAGGCCATCATCCAGAACGAGGAGGAGACGAGCCGGCTCTCCGACGTCGAGACCAGCGAGGATGACAACGTGCTCGTCCAGGGCGTCTCTGGCGACCAGAACGCGCTCGGCTACTTCGGCTACTCCTACTACGAGAACAACAGGGACAGCCTCAAGGCGCTGTCCATCGACGGGGTTTCGCCCAGCGCGGATACCATCCGCTCCGGCGAGTACCTGCTCTCCCGTCCCCTGTTCATCTACGTAAGCACGCAGGCGCTGGAGAACAACGACGCGGTCCAGCCGTTCGTGGACTTCTATCTCGCGGAAGGGAACCTGAACAGGCTCGTGGAGGCCGCGAAGTACGTGACCCTCCCCGACAGCCTGGCGCAGGAGTCGCGGGCCCAGTACGAGGACCGTACCACCGGCACCGTGTTCACCGAGGAGGGCGAGCCCAAGGGCGGCGACCTGCAGGCGGCGCTCGAGCAGGCGCAGTAACGTTTTGCCGGTGGGCCGGAGGTTGCTAAAATAGGGACTATCGACGGGGGCCGGTGGCAAGCCGGCCCCTCGTCCTACGTATTTTGTTCGGGCTCTACCGGCACTTGCCGGGCAGATAAAGGAAACGTTGGAGGGATCGAGATTGGCCGTCGAGGCGCGAGGAGCGAGGTCCAGGGAGGGCGACTGGCGGCGTAACAGCCGCGCCCGGGAGGTCAGAGAGCGGGTGGTAAAGGTGCTGCTCACGGCCTGCGCCTACCTGTCGATCTTCACCACGGTCGGGATCGTCATCGTCCTCTTCGAAGAGACCGTCCGGTTCTTTCTCGACGTCTCCGTCTGGGAGTTCTTGACCTCCACGCGGTGGGTGCCCTCCAGGGGCGAGTTCGGCGTCTTGCCGCTCGTGTACGGCACGCTGATGGCCACCTTTATCGCCATAGCCGTCGCGCTACCGATCGGGCTGCTCACGGCAATCTACCTGAGCGAGTACGCCCCGAACTCCCTGCGGCGGTGGCTCAAGCCGGCGCTCGAGATCCTCGCCGGCGTTCCCACCGTGGTCTACGGTTACTTTGCCCTAACTTTCATCACGCCGTTTTTCAAGGACAGCCTGTTCCCCGGCATGGACACGTTCAACGCGCTCGCCCCCGGCCTCATCATGGGCGTCATGATCATCCCGACGGTGGCCTCGGTCAGCGAGGACGCCATCTACGCCGTGCCGCGCAGCTTGCGGGAGGGCGCCTACGCGCTCGGCGCCACCAGGCGCGAGACGGCCACCAAGATCGTCATACCCGCGGCGCTCTCGGGGATAGTGGCGGCGGTGATCCTCGGGGTCTCGCGGGCCATCGGGGAGACCATGATCGTGACCATCGCGATGGGCGCCCAGGCGAACTGGCTCGGGAGCCCCCTGGAGGGCATGCAGGCGATGACGGCGTACATCGTGCAGGTGGTGGGCGGCGAGACGCCGCGCGGGTCGGTGGCCTTCAAGTCCATCTTCGCGGTAGGGTCGGCGTTGTTCCTCATGACCCTGGCCCTCAACCTCATCAGCTACTGGTTTGTCCGGCGATTCAGGGAGATCTACTAATGGCCCAGGGAAGCAGACGGGCGGAAGGATCGAAAGAGGGGACCGGAGGGCCGCACTTCAAGGCCAACATGGCCGCCCGATACGGCTTTGACCGGGTCTTCACCGTGGTGGTGACCGTGGCGGCGCTGTTGGGCATCGCCGTGCTGGCGGTGCTGCTGGTGGACGTGGTCAGGGACGGCTCCGGCATGCTGAGCCCGGGCTTCCTGACGAGCTTCCCGTCCCAGATCTTCCCGGAGAACGGCGGGATCTACCCGGCGCTCGTCGGCTCGCTGTGGCTCCTCGGCCTGACGTTTTTGATAAGCGTGCCGCTCGGGCTCGGGGCGGCGGTGTACCTCGAGGAGTACGCCGAGGATACGCGCATCAACCGCATGATCGAGATCAATATATCGAACCTGGCCGGGGTGCCGTCTGTGATCTAC carries:
- the rimI gene encoding ribosomal protein S18-alanine N-acetyltransferase; amino-acid sequence: MREPEKEPFLRRMRLSDLGAAMEVDRRSLPKPWSERIWRDELDSPFGLYLVLEQDGRVIGQIGVRSVLDELHITTIAVLPEHRRRGHARALIGAALAAYPDARFVHLEVRPTNRTARALYASLGFRETGRRPRYYGDEDALLMTLDLSEGPFGG
- the tsaD gene encoding tRNA (adenosine(37)-N6)-threonylcarbamoyltransferase complex transferase subunit TsaD → MILAIETSCDDTCAAVIRPDGRKALSNVVHTQTEHARYGGVVPEVASRAHLERLDGVIEKALADAGTDLEGITGVAVTVRPGLIGALLVGVAAAKGIAYARRLPLVPVNHLEGHVAAAYLAQPDLEPPFVALIASGGHTALYSVNGEGMSLLGETLDDAAGEALDKGARMLGLGFPGGPEISRAAANGDPARHEFPVGLRDKNNLDFSFSGLKTSLLYKLKALDEDGAREELPHLAAGYEHAVVEALSRKLLRAAEAGDAQTVVVAGGVAANGLLRRTLEEECGRRGLRLVIPPPGLCTDNAAMIGAAAPLSRAVPFPEYLTLNARSV
- a CDS encoding M23 family metallopeptidase, coding for MPRFGWMRLAYLFLILTILVALARFGDPDAEARSLSARTPDAPKAPTVQENPEAPRLTEEVVSSLEDIRGSTGRPNVGPDITEPRLPAARIPHGSEPSARDEQKPEVEETQASATEPPVFYRPSVPDAGPDSGPVCGNVGGAPKDGRIVFPLEKRFYYSYDDTWGAPRAQGGHEGTDLMTPPGVPEYAITDGTVVPVAGSDADGWNTLGGHTVMVRADYSIGPIRQGDLFYYAHLERESALPIGARVQAGQVVGYAGDTGQGPPVTRGLFPPHLHLGWYDGTGDRQEADSGAMNPYPLLEWIKSNGGAVTGDSDARFCEAPSPTPPPPSNPGISPDLDTGSNDPKPSPAQKDARQENPKPAAKPDRQNRPEKQPRKDPTTAPAKPQHTNRPDDTKPTKPDQPKPNPVKPEPPTQPGPSHEQYAAAGATLKPHP
- the groL gene encoding chaperonin GroEL (60 kDa chaperone family; promotes refolding of misfolded polypeptides especially under stressful conditions; forms two stacked rings of heptamers to form a barrel-shaped 14mer; ends can be capped by GroES; misfolded proteins enter the barrel where they are refolded when GroES binds), whose protein sequence is MAHKELRFNTEARRALEAGVNKLAEAVKITLGPKGQYVVLDKKFGSPTITNDGVTIAREIELEDIFENQGAQLVKEVATKTNDVAGDGTTTATVLAQTIVREGLKNVAAGANPVILRAGIDKAVAVAVEAVKNQSQEISGRDEISRVGAISARSDEIGNVIADAIDKVGKDGVVNVEEGQTFGMDLEFTEGMQFDKGYLSPYFVTDQERMEAVLDDPYVLIANQKIGNVQDVLPVLNQVMQSNRPLLIVSEDVEGEALATLIVNKLRGTFNAAAVKAPGFGDRRKRMLEDIAILTGGEVITEELGLKLENTQLNQLGSARRVVITKDNTVIVDGAGDVEAIKGRINQIRSEIESTDSDFDREKLQERLAKLAGGVAVIKVGAATETELKERKHRVEDALSATRAALEEGIVPGGGVALLKAQSPVGDLVEQLDGDERTGARIVHRALEEPIRQIAFNAGADGSIVVDKVRNQADSQGFNALTGEYEDLVQAGVIDPAMVTRSALQNAASIGSLIVTTNVVVAEPEEDAPAMPAGGMGGMM
- a CDS encoding DUF2752 domain-containing protein, with product MAFTGCYCPGCASLRALHQITRGHLATASGSIPCRPYRCRLWGNTSLPTLHLPFGDGLLGLSTSRRRSSGLCRESLSSTGPRGMCPSTRSCCSPPDPTELSEVSGGLRGVTIRVSPGSQRVYIGARPVTGRGRKGREIGRGLGIMVVVLVVVLLIVLGLPFIVG
- a CDS encoding GuaB3 family IMP dehydrogenase-related protein, translated to MDIEIGRGKTARRAYGLDEIAIVPSRRTRDPEDIDISWSLGDLRLDLPCLASALDAAVDPATAGMIGDLGGLAVLNLEGLQTRYEDPGPVFEEIASLPEHKATRVMQELYTEPIKEELIFRRVQEIKDRGVIAAASLTPQRVERYHRAAIEAGLDVLVIQGTVVSAEHVSRTVEPLNLMEFVPALNVPVIVGGCASYSTALHLMRTGAVGVLVGVGPGRICTTRGVIGVGVPQATAVSDAAAARMRHYLETGEYVNVIADGGMRTGGEIAKAITCGADAVMLGSAFAKAEEAPGRGYSWGMATFHPTLPRGTRIQTKITGTIEEILVGPARENDGTLNLMGALKMSMATTGYQNIKEFQKAEVMFAPSLATEGKAEQSAQRVGMGK
- the guaA gene encoding glutamine-hydrolyzing GMP synthase; the encoded protein is MILVLDFGGQYSQLIARRVRECRVFSEMIPYDTPVEEIRRRNPEGIILSGGPNSVYGEGAPRVEDDLFDLDVPMLGICYGMQHMALSLGGEVGAVQIREYGRSDLLVKDHEGLFAGTPDGQKAWTSHGDAVLAAPEGFTVTAETPSVPIIAFEEPERGRFGVQFHPEVRHTEYGMEILKNFLFEACGCKPDWTPVNIITDAVERIRAQVGERKVICGLSGGVDSSTAAMLVHRAIGDNLTCVFVDHGLLRQNEAEQVIEAFGENSEVPLIHVDSKGRFLDKLAGVTDPEAKRKIIGEEFIRTFEEEARGIEDATFLVQGTLYSDVIESGTRDAAKIKSHHNVGGLPEVMDLDLVEPLRNLFKDEVRVVAAELGMPERLVWRQPFPGPGLAIRVIGDVTAERLEILRRADAVLQEEIRAAGLYRDLWQSFAVLPAIHSVGVMGDARTYAYPVVIRAVTSDDAMTADWARLPYDLLEKISNRIINEVPGVNRVALDITSKPPGTIEWE
- a CDS encoding PstS family phosphate ABC transporter substrate-binding protein, whose translation is MSRILRARFVVVAALVLALSLVVAACGGGGGGGQGGGGGGGEEVSGEISIQGSSTVQPITQAAAELFREQNPEARIQVGGAGTSDGFEAFCQGDTEISDASRPIDVAEEVPVCEENGVEFIEIPVAFDGISVVVNSENDFATDVTAEQLKTLWEPAAEGQVTRWSQVNPEWPDQEISLYGPGTESGTYEFFNEAIIQNEEETSRLSDVETSEDDNVLVQGVSGDQNALGYFGYSYYENNRDSLKALSIDGVSPSADTIRSGEYLLSRPLFIYVSTQALENNDAVQPFVDFYLAEGNLNRLVEAAKYVTLPDSLAQESRAQYEDRTTGTVFTEEGEPKGGDLQAALEQAQ
- the pstC gene encoding phosphate ABC transporter permease subunit PstC — protein: MEGSRLAVEARGARSREGDWRRNSRAREVRERVVKVLLTACAYLSIFTTVGIVIVLFEETVRFFLDVSVWEFLTSTRWVPSRGEFGVLPLVYGTLMATFIAIAVALPIGLLTAIYLSEYAPNSLRRWLKPALEILAGVPTVVYGYFALTFITPFFKDSLFPGMDTFNALAPGLIMGVMIIPTVASVSEDAIYAVPRSLREGAYALGATRRETATKIVIPAALSGIVAAVILGVSRAIGETMIVTIAMGAQANWLGSPLEGMQAMTAYIVQVVGGETPRGSVAFKSIFAVGSALFLMTLALNLISYWFVRRFREIY